In a single window of the Melissococcus plutonius ATCC 35311 genome:
- a CDS encoding acyltransferase family protein produces MKNTKRLVKDRYITGFDGIRTIAVLGVILYHLFPTVLVGGYLGVPVFFAVSGYLITNLLRQEWIQTKEVDLKAFYIRRMKRLYPALIAMLVLSTAYITIFQSNLLNNIHGEIISSLLYLNNWWQIFQGTSYFDHFAVPSPFTHIWSLAVEAQYYLVWPIVFVLLEKFIKYPGKIIKIISSLTLLSVLLMALFYTPNTDPTRVYYGTDTRLFSILLGSAFAFIWPSYRLKKEIPQSARHFLNGVGIISLFIIIMSFLFLADHYNFVYYGGMFIFTIFAVLLVAVTAHPGADLNRWLTNPVFDWIGKRSYGIYLYQFPVMVFYEAKIKNLTHFSLWHSFIELLLILGISELSYRYIEKPFKKFHYKYRLLVLKDLVSKPLFKRWKIISGIGIFVGLLALYGLIIAPSNQIDAQQQELQEQIEVNKKKVEDRKSHIIQGKSDSSPQVAKELDYGLIPEEKERAKNMEISVIGDSVILNASADLQKIFPKMVIDSDIGRQLYASVPVVEKLKKEKMFKDTILIGLGTNGSFTEAQFNDFMHAIGEKKVYWINVRVPTKRWQDDVNSMLEEMKKKYKNLTIIDWYNYSNAHEEWFYDDHVHPNEIGRIKYATFVAKHLVDGKGRPVK; encoded by the coding sequence ATGAAAAATACGAAAAGGTTGGTAAAGGATCGGTATATCACAGGATTTGATGGCATTCGTACTATTGCTGTACTAGGTGTTATTTTATATCATCTATTTCCAACTGTTTTAGTTGGCGGTTACCTAGGTGTGCCTGTCTTTTTTGCGGTTTCTGGTTATTTAATTACTAATTTATTAAGGCAAGAATGGATACAAACAAAAGAAGTAGACTTAAAAGCATTTTATATTCGACGGATGAAGCGACTTTATCCTGCATTAATTGCTATGTTGGTTTTATCTACTGCTTACATCACAATTTTTCAATCAAATTTGTTGAATAATATCCATGGTGAAATTATTAGCAGTCTGTTATATCTGAATAATTGGTGGCAAATTTTTCAAGGGACTTCTTATTTTGATCATTTTGCTGTTCCTTCTCCTTTTACTCATATTTGGTCATTGGCAGTTGAAGCACAATATTATTTGGTTTGGCCTATTGTCTTCGTATTGTTAGAAAAATTTATTAAATACCCAGGTAAGATCATTAAAATTATTAGTTCTCTTACCTTATTATCTGTCTTATTGATGGCACTTTTTTATACACCAAATACAGATCCTACAAGAGTTTATTATGGAACAGATACTAGATTATTTTCTATTTTACTTGGAAGTGCATTTGCTTTCATTTGGCCAAGTTATCGATTAAAAAAGGAAATTCCGCAATCTGCCCGTCATTTTTTAAATGGTGTTGGAATTATTTCTCTATTTATAATAATTATGTCTTTTCTTTTTTTAGCAGACCATTATAATTTTGTTTATTATGGCGGTATGTTTATTTTTACAATTTTTGCAGTTTTGTTGGTAGCTGTCACTGCACATCCTGGGGCAGATCTCAACCGCTGGTTGACTAATCCCGTGTTTGATTGGATTGGGAAACGGAGTTATGGCATTTATCTCTATCAGTTTCCTGTAATGGTTTTTTATGAAGCGAAAATAAAAAATTTGACGCATTTTTCACTTTGGCATTCATTCATTGAATTGTTATTAATTCTTGGTATTAGTGAATTGTCTTATCGATATATTGAAAAACCATTTAAAAAATTTCATTATAAATATCGTTTACTTGTTTTAAAAGATTTAGTAAGCAAACCTTTGTTTAAACGTTGGAAAATTATTAGTGGTATTGGAATATTTGTTGGATTGCTTGCGCTATATGGGTTAATCATTGCACCTTCCAATCAAATTGACGCACAGCAACAAGAATTACAAGAACAAATTGAAGTGAATAAGAAAAAAGTGGAAGATCGTAAATCTCATATAATTCAGGGAAAGAGCGATTCATCACCTCAGGTAGCCAAAGAATTGGATTATGGCCTCATTCCAGAAGAAAAGGAACGAGCAAAAAATATGGAAATTAGTGTTATTGGTGATTCCGTTATTTTGAATGCTTCGGCGGATTTACAGAAGATATTTCCTAAAATGGTCATTGATAGTGATATAGGTCGTCAACTTTATGCTAGTGTTCCAGTTGTGGAAAAACTAAAAAAAGAAAAAATGTTCAAAGATACAATACTTATTGGGTTAGGAACCAATGGTTCGTTTACTGAAGCACAATTTAATGATTTTATGCATGCTATTGGTGAGAAAAAAGTTTACTGGATTAATGTTCGTGTTCCAACTAAACGTTGGCAGGATGATGTAAATAGCATGTTAGAAGAAATGAAGAAAAAATACAAAAATTTAACGATTATTGATTGGTATAATTATAGTAATGCACATGAAGAATGGTTTTATGATGACCATGTACATCCGAATGAAATTGGAAGGATTAAATATGCAACTTTTGTTGCAAAACATCTCGTTGATGGCAAGGGTAGACCTGTCAAATAA
- a CDS encoding zinc-binding alcohol dehydrogenase family protein — MKAIFTLPAAEKKFLEKEIPIPKIENERDLLVEVQAISVNPVDIKQSQQLREPRILGFDASGIVKQIGKKCQFFKEGDQVFYSGMANRSGSNTQYQLIDERFVGTKPAIVDYALSAAIPLTSLTAWEALTDRLMIKQLETIDQSILIINGAGGVGSIAIQLAKYLGLKVITTASRKETAKWVKEMGADIVINHHHSLVEQLNQQKIRNVDYILCLYNTNFYWEEMSQLIKPEGKICSIVGTNQPIDLEKLKDKSVSFSWEYMFTRSKYQTKDREKQHEILEKISKLYDQKQLKTTTTKTLQPINANNLEKAYQLVASGKMIGKLTLSGWY; from the coding sequence ATGAAAGCTATTTTTACATTACCGGCTGCCGAGAAAAAGTTTTTAGAAAAAGAAATACCCATTCCTAAAATAGAAAACGAACGAGATTTATTGGTAGAAGTACAGGCAATTTCAGTAAATCCAGTAGATATTAAACAAAGTCAACAATTAAGAGAACCAAGAATTTTAGGATTCGATGCATCCGGAATAGTTAAACAAATAGGAAAAAAATGTCAATTTTTTAAAGAAGGAGATCAGGTATTTTATTCAGGAATGGCAAATCGTTCAGGCAGCAATACTCAATATCAGTTGATAGATGAACGTTTTGTTGGAACAAAACCTGCAATCGTTGATTATGCATTAAGTGCTGCTATTCCCCTAACTTCATTAACTGCTTGGGAAGCTTTAACAGATCGATTAATGATTAAACAATTAGAAACAATAGACCAATCCATTTTAATTATTAATGGTGCTGGTGGTGTAGGTTCTATAGCAATTCAACTAGCGAAATACCTAGGATTAAAAGTAATTACAACCGCATCAAGAAAAGAAACAGCAAAATGGGTCAAAGAGATGGGCGCAGATATAGTTATTAATCATCACCATTCATTAGTTGAGCAATTAAACCAACAAAAAATTAGAAATGTTGACTATATTTTATGTCTTTATAACACCAATTTTTATTGGGAAGAGATGAGTCAACTAATCAAACCAGAAGGAAAAATTTGTTCAATTGTCGGAACAAATCAACCTATTGATTTAGAAAAATTAAAAGATAAAAGCGTGTCATTCAGCTGGGAATACATGTTTACACGTTCTAAATATCAAACAAAAGATAGAGAAAAACAACATGAAATTTTAGAAAAAATTTCAAAATTATACGACCAAAAACAATTAAAAACAACGACTACAAAAACATTGCAACCAATCAATGCGAATAATTTAGAAAAAGCTTATCAACTAGTAGCAAGTGGAAAAATGATTGGAAAACTCACTCTATCTGGCTGGTACTGA
- a CDS encoding NUDIX domain-containing protein, whose product MTYFSSKQEETTYYNQQASETEFLQWYKQKLPDYDKPSLTVDNVLIGYNKTEDQLKMLLIQRKNHPFKNSWALPGGFVNRNESAITSVIRETKEETHLHVPEENIEQLYTFSQPNRDPRGWIVSISHLAFISEEPTIAGDDAKEAGWFTMNVSDTSLHLTKEDTQIILDLKTGNSSGTNTLAFDHNRIILKAFHHIINQMNYEPRVLQVLGKEFTITEARKVFAQFLGINYKKIDHSNFKKGILNHLEEIGERSTGIGRPSKIYQLKFTPRIDDLN is encoded by the coding sequence ATGACCTATTTCTCTTCCAAACAAGAAGAAACAACCTACTACAATCAACAAGCCAGTGAAACAGAATTTTTACAGTGGTATAAACAAAAATTACCAGACTATGATAAACCTTCTTTGACGGTTGACAATGTGTTGATTGGTTATAATAAAACTGAGGACCAATTAAAAATGCTATTAATCCAGCGAAAAAATCATCCCTTCAAAAATAGTTGGGCTTTACCTGGTGGTTTTGTCAACCGAAACGAATCAGCAATTACTAGTGTTATTAGAGAAACGAAAGAAGAAACCCATTTGCATGTTCCTGAAGAAAACATTGAACAACTATATACGTTTAGTCAACCAAATCGAGATCCCAGAGGATGGATTGTTTCTATTAGTCACCTAGCTTTCATTAGTGAGGAACCAACTATAGCTGGCGATGATGCAAAGGAAGCTGGTTGGTTTACGATGAATGTTAGTGACACTTCATTACACTTAACAAAAGAAGATACGCAAATTATTCTTGATCTGAAAACAGGAAACTCTAGCGGTACAAATACTTTAGCATTTGATCATAATAGGATTATTTTAAAAGCATTTCATCATATCATCAATCAAATGAATTATGAACCTAGAGTTTTACAGGTATTAGGTAAGGAATTTACGATAACTGAAGCTCGGAAAGTCTTTGCTCAATTTTTAGGAATTAATTATAAAAAAATTGATCATTCAAATTTTAAAAAAGGAATTTTAAATCACCTAGAAGAAATTGGGGAACGTTCTACAGGTATTGGACGCCCTTCTAAAATTTATCAATTAAAATTCACACCAAGAATAGATGATTTAAATTAA
- a CDS encoding amino acid ABC transporter ATP-binding protein: MINIKNLTKTFGRNEVLKGIDLNIQVGEVVVIIGPSGSGKSTFLRCLNLLEIPTSGTIEFEGKKLAIEKGNIDHIRQKMGMVFQNFNLFPHKTVLENLTISPTKVKKINTDTANKTALALLNQVGLSDKAENYPAQLSGGQQQRVAIARALAMNPDVLLFDEPTSALDPEMVGEVLSVMQSLALEGMTMVVVTHEMGFAKEVADRVIFMDSGIIQEEGSPQAIFSHPQNPRTQNFLNKVL, from the coding sequence GTGATTAATATTAAAAATTTAACTAAAACATTTGGGAGAAATGAAGTACTCAAAGGAATTGATTTAAATATACAAGTCGGAGAGGTAGTTGTGATCATTGGCCCTTCTGGTAGTGGAAAAAGTACATTTCTACGTTGTTTAAACTTACTAGAAATACCTACTAGTGGAACAATTGAATTTGAAGGCAAAAAGTTAGCTATAGAAAAAGGTAACATTGATCATATTCGTCAAAAAATGGGAATGGTTTTTCAAAACTTTAATCTTTTTCCTCATAAAACAGTTTTAGAAAATTTAACGATTAGTCCTACTAAGGTAAAAAAAATAAATACTGATACAGCAAACAAAACAGCATTAGCGCTTTTGAATCAGGTTGGACTATCAGATAAAGCTGAAAATTACCCTGCACAACTTTCCGGCGGCCAACAACAACGTGTAGCCATTGCTCGTGCCTTAGCGATGAACCCAGATGTATTATTATTCGATGAACCAACTTCAGCTCTTGATCCTGAAATGGTTGGTGAAGTTCTTTCCGTTATGCAATCTTTAGCGCTTGAAGGCATGACAATGGTTGTTGTTACACATGAGATGGGATTTGCAAAAGAAGTTGCTGATCGAGTTATTTTTATGGATTCAGGTATTATTCAAGAAGAAGGTAGTCCACAAGCTATTTTTTCTCATCCACAAAATCCAAGAACCCAGAATTTTTTAAATAAAGTATTGTAG
- a CDS encoding ABC transporter substrate-binding protein/permease, which translates to MKSKIKICNLLLFFLLPFLALCSTIPSFAAEKDVIYNRIQQKKELVVGLSADYAPFEFHADVNNKDQVVGSDISVAKKIAKDLGVKLKIEELGFDALLGALKTEKIDLVISGMTTTPERKKEVNFSTAYMQIQPRIIIRKSDKKKFQTIHDFKGTSIGVQKQTTQEELIKTKLQKATPVSLQKIPYIIMNLQNKKIDAAVLDEQVAEAYVTHHHDFVLTNITFKGEKKPAAVALSKTAPLLEKHINISIQEINDKKLLNNYKKEATKLMFKDNQNFIQKYGKFYLTGAGYTIFLAFIGVLFGVVIGSLLALMKLSKSKIFKAIAIIYIEYVRGTPLLVQIFIVYFGSGVLGIELSKLTAGCMALALNSGAYVAEIIRAGINAINKGQMEAARSLGMNYHQAMRYIVFPQAIKNILPALGNEFVTVIKESSVVSIIGVSELIFQTGNVQGASFKPFLPYLIVSLIYFALTFTISRLLGIAERSMKTSD; encoded by the coding sequence ATGAAATCTAAGATAAAGATATGTAATCTGCTATTATTTTTTTTATTACCTTTTTTAGCACTATGTTCAACCATTCCCTCATTTGCCGCTGAAAAGGATGTTATATATAATCGGATTCAGCAAAAAAAAGAGTTAGTTGTCGGATTGTCCGCTGATTATGCTCCCTTTGAGTTTCATGCAGATGTCAATAATAAAGACCAAGTTGTTGGTTCTGATATTTCTGTTGCAAAAAAAATTGCTAAAGATTTAGGCGTAAAATTAAAAATTGAAGAATTAGGATTTGATGCTTTACTTGGTGCGTTAAAAACAGAGAAAATTGATCTTGTTATCTCTGGCATGACAACTACTCCTGAAAGAAAGAAAGAAGTCAATTTTTCTACTGCCTATATGCAAATTCAACCAAGAATTATTATTAGAAAGTCAGATAAAAAGAAATTTCAAACCATTCATGATTTTAAAGGTACTTCTATTGGAGTACAAAAACAAACCACCCAAGAAGAATTAATAAAAACCAAACTACAGAAGGCAACTCCGGTTTCCTTACAAAAAATTCCATATATTATTATGAATTTGCAAAATAAGAAAATTGATGCAGCAGTTCTAGATGAGCAGGTAGCTGAAGCATATGTCACTCATCATCATGACTTTGTTTTAACAAATATCACTTTTAAGGGAGAAAAAAAACCAGCAGCCGTTGCTTTATCTAAAACTGCTCCCCTTTTAGAAAAACATATTAATATATCCATTCAAGAAATAAATGATAAAAAATTATTGAATAACTATAAAAAAGAAGCAACAAAATTGATGTTTAAAGATAATCAGAATTTTATACAAAAATATGGGAAATTCTACCTAACTGGTGCTGGTTATACCATTTTTCTAGCATTCATTGGTGTACTTTTTGGTGTGGTCATTGGTAGTCTACTAGCCTTAATGAAGTTATCAAAATCTAAGATTTTTAAGGCCATTGCAATTATATATATTGAATATGTCAGAGGAACGCCATTATTAGTACAAATTTTTATTGTTTATTTTGGATCAGGTGTTCTAGGAATCGAACTTTCCAAGCTGACTGCCGGTTGTATGGCACTCGCTTTAAATAGTGGTGCCTATGTCGCAGAAATTATTCGTGCAGGTATAAATGCAATTAATAAGGGACAAATGGAAGCAGCTCGTTCACTTGGTATGAACTATCACCAAGCAATGCGTTATATCGTATTTCCACAAGCAATTAAAAATATTTTACCTGCACTAGGTAATGAATTCGTCACGGTTATCAAGGAATCTTCTGTTGTTTCAATCATTGGTGTATCTGAATTAATTTTTCAAACTGGAAATGTTCAGGGTGCTAGTTTTAAACCATTTTTACCTTATTTAATTGTTTCACTTATTTATTTTGCTTTAACATTTACAATTTCTCGTTTGCTTGGTATTGCTGAAAGGAGCATGAAAACTAGTGATTAA
- the tgt gene encoding tRNA guanosine(34) transglycosylase Tgt codes for MPQSVPAIRYRLLKKEKHTGARLGELITPHGTFPTPMFMPVGTLATVKTISPEELKEIGAGVILSNTYHLWLRPGEDLIEEAGGLHKFIHWDQPILTDSGGFQVFSLSDMRNITEDGVHFKNHLNGSPMFLSPEKAIAIQNKLGSDIMMSFDECPPYYESYTYVKKSIERTSRWAERGLKAHKHPDTQGLFGIIQGAGFEELRRQSAQELVAMDLPGYSIGGLSVGESKEEMNRILEYTTPFIPEDKPRYLMGVGAADSLIDGAIRGVDMFDCVLPTRIARNGTCMTSKGRLVVKNAQFARDFSPIDEKCDCYVCKNYSRAYIRHLIKCDETFGIRLTSYHNLYFLLNLMKNVRQAIQEDKLLEFRQQFFEEYGFNQKNAKNF; via the coding sequence ATGCCTCAATCAGTACCAGCTATTCGGTATCGTTTATTAAAAAAAGAAAAGCATACGGGTGCCAGATTAGGAGAATTAATTACACCTCATGGAACGTTTCCAACTCCAATGTTTATGCCTGTAGGAACATTGGCTACAGTTAAAACCATTTCTCCAGAAGAATTAAAAGAGATAGGTGCTGGAGTAATACTAAGTAATACATATCACTTATGGTTACGACCAGGAGAAGATTTAATTGAAGAAGCTGGCGGTTTACATAAATTTATACATTGGGATCAACCTATTTTAACAGATTCAGGTGGATTTCAAGTTTTTTCACTCAGTGATATGAGAAATATTACTGAAGACGGTGTCCATTTTAAAAACCATTTAAATGGTTCACCTATGTTTTTATCTCCAGAAAAAGCCATTGCCATTCAAAACAAATTAGGTTCAGATATTATGATGAGTTTTGATGAGTGTCCTCCTTATTATGAAAGTTATACCTATGTAAAAAAATCGATTGAACGAACTTCTAGATGGGCAGAACGTGGACTTAAAGCTCATAAACATCCAGATACCCAGGGATTATTTGGTATTATCCAAGGTGCTGGTTTTGAAGAGCTGAGACGCCAAAGTGCACAAGAATTGGTAGCAATGGATTTGCCTGGTTATTCAATTGGTGGTTTATCTGTAGGTGAATCTAAGGAAGAAATGAATCGAATTCTTGAGTATACAACACCCTTTATTCCAGAAGATAAACCTCGTTATTTAATGGGAGTAGGAGCAGCTGATTCATTAATTGATGGCGCTATTCGTGGCGTTGACATGTTTGACTGTGTTTTACCAACACGTATTGCTAGAAATGGTACTTGTATGACTTCAAAAGGTCGTTTAGTAGTTAAGAATGCTCAATTTGCTAGAGACTTTAGTCCAATTGATGAAAAATGTGATTGTTATGTTTGTAAAAATTATTCACGTGCCTACATTCGTCATTTAATTAAATGCGATGAAACCTTTGGTATTCGGTTAACTTCCTATCATAATTTATATTTCTTATTAAATTTAATGAAAAATGTACGTCAAGCGATCCAGGAAGATAAGCTATTAGAATTTCGACAACAATTTTTTGAAGAATATGGTTTTAATCAAAAAAATGCAAAAAACTTTTAA
- the yajC gene encoding preprotein translocase subunit YajC, which produces MGSSVTLIFTLVILAGMVFFMTRSQKKQQQKRQDLLSSMKIGDQVVTIGGLHGVLSEVNDSTVLIDCEGIILEFDRSAIRTVTPTASVANNHETPAKDEDKNTSSETHETPEDK; this is translated from the coding sequence TTGGGAAGTAGCGTAACTTTAATTTTTACATTGGTTATCTTAGCTGGAATGGTGTTCTTTATGACACGTTCGCAAAAAAAACAACAACAGAAACGCCAAGATTTACTAAGTTCAATGAAAATTGGTGATCAAGTTGTAACTATTGGTGGACTACACGGTGTTCTTTCTGAAGTAAATGATAGTACTGTGCTGATTGATTGTGAAGGTATTATCCTAGAATTTGATCGTTCAGCAATCCGAACGGTTACACCAACAGCATCAGTAGCAAACAATCATGAAACGCCAGCAAAAGATGAAGACAAAAATACCAGTTCAGAAACACATGAAACACCAGAAGATAAATAG
- a CDS encoding post-transcriptional regulator translates to MTWLQRLYLKRELREKCQSFHRLGYVAVDEKELWNYLATYRWKHHPISSLKARKEDISQIKPNDFFDYEQLIAQTTNFSFQNRQDIEDLL, encoded by the coding sequence ATGACTTGGTTACAAAGACTCTATTTGAAAAGAGAATTAAGAGAAAAATGTCAATCTTTTCATCGATTAGGATATGTAGCTGTTGATGAAAAAGAATTATGGAATTATTTAGCTACCTATCGTTGGAAACATCATCCTATTTCTTCATTAAAAGCTCGTAAGGAAGATATTTCACAAATTAAACCAAATGATTTTTTTGACTATGAACAACTTATTGCCCAAACAACCAATTTTTCTTTTCAAAACCGACAAGATATAGAGGATTTACTTTAA
- the adhE gene encoding bifunctional acetaldehyde-CoA/alcohol dehydrogenase encodes MAQAKKEVGQEMDIQTMINELAGKANVALKEMANFDQEKVDHIVHQMAIAALDQHMQLAKLAVEETGRGIVEDKAIKNIYASEYIWNSIKNNKTVGIINEDDQTGLIEIAEPVGVICGVTPTTNPTSTTIFKSLIALKTRNPIIFAFHPSAQQCSKKAAMIVRDSAIQAGAPENCVQWIEYPSIEATSALMNHSGIATVLATGGAGMVKSAYSTGKPALGVGPGNVPSYIEKTANIKRAVNDLIISKSFDNGMICASEQAIIVDKEIYAAIKEEFEAHQVYFIKPNELSKLEDAVMNEEKTAVNPVIVGNSAEVIANLAGIKVPKGTKILVAELEGVGAKYPLSREKLSPILAMIKANNTEQALDLCEAMLELGGLGHTAVIHTEDEGLQVNFGLRMKACRILVNSPSAEGGIGNIYNEMIPSLTLGCGSYGKNSVSKNVSSINLINVKTIAKRRNNMQWIKLPRVYFEKNSLQYLQTMENVERVMLVCDPGMVQFGYADIVVKELQKRANDIKLVTFSEVEPNPSTNTVYAGTKMMREFEPDTIIALGGGSAMDAAKGMWMFYEHPDTSFFGAKQEFLDIRKRTYKIKKAVKSKLVCIPTTSGTGAEVTPFAVITDSDTHVKYPLADYALTPDVAIVDPQFVLSVPASVTADTGMDVLTHAIESYVSVMASDYTRGLSLQAIKLVIENLEKSVNTADMEAREKMHNASTMAGMAFANAFLGITHSIAHKIGGEYNIPHGRTVGILLPHVIRYNATDPSKHAMFPKYDYFRADTDYADIAKFIGLKGKDTAELVEALATTVYELGQKVGIKMNLKDQGVTKAVLDSTVDRMAELSYEDQCTTANPKEPLISELKQIIINAYNG; translated from the coding sequence ATGGCCCAAGCGAAAAAAGAGGTAGGACAAGAAATGGATATTCAAACAATGATTAATGAATTGGCAGGCAAGGCAAATGTGGCTTTGAAAGAAATGGCAAATTTCGATCAAGAAAAAGTTGATCATATTGTTCATCAAATGGCAATAGCTGCATTGGATCAACATATGCAATTGGCAAAATTGGCAGTAGAAGAAACTGGTCGAGGTATTGTTGAAGATAAAGCAATTAAAAATATTTATGCTTCTGAATATATATGGAATAGTATCAAAAATAATAAAACGGTTGGTATTATCAATGAAGATGACCAAACTGGTTTAATCGAAATAGCAGAACCAGTAGGTGTCATTTGTGGTGTTACGCCAACAACGAATCCTACATCAACGACTATTTTTAAATCTTTAATTGCCTTAAAAACACGAAATCCAATTATTTTTGCTTTTCATCCAAGTGCACAACAATGTTCAAAGAAAGCAGCCATGATTGTTAGAGATTCAGCAATTCAGGCAGGAGCACCAGAAAATTGTGTTCAATGGATTGAATACCCATCTATTGAAGCTACTTCTGCATTGATGAATCACTCAGGTATAGCTACCGTGTTGGCTACAGGGGGAGCTGGTATGGTAAAATCTGCTTATTCAACTGGAAAACCAGCTTTGGGAGTTGGACCTGGAAATGTCCCTTCCTATATTGAAAAAACAGCAAATATTAAGCGTGCCGTTAACGATTTGATTATTTCAAAATCATTTGATAATGGAATGATTTGTGCTTCAGAACAAGCAATTATTGTAGATAAAGAGATTTACGCAGCTATTAAAGAAGAATTTGAAGCACACCAAGTTTATTTTATTAAACCAAATGAATTAAGTAAACTAGAAGATGCTGTAATGAATGAAGAAAAAACAGCTGTAAATCCAGTAATTGTAGGTAATTCTGCTGAGGTAATTGCCAATTTAGCAGGCATCAAGGTACCAAAAGGAACAAAAATTTTAGTTGCTGAATTAGAAGGTGTTGGAGCGAAATATCCATTATCACGTGAAAAACTATCTCCTATCCTTGCTATGATAAAGGCAAATAATACAGAACAAGCGCTTGATTTATGTGAAGCAATGCTAGAATTAGGTGGATTAGGACATACAGCAGTTATTCATACAGAAGATGAAGGATTGCAAGTTAACTTTGGTTTACGAATGAAAGCTTGTCGTATCCTGGTTAATTCTCCTTCAGCAGAAGGTGGTATAGGAAATATTTATAATGAAATGATTCCATCTTTAACTTTAGGTTGTGGTTCATATGGAAAGAATTCTGTTTCTAAAAATGTTTCTTCTATTAACCTAATTAACGTTAAAACAATTGCGAAACGGAGAAATAATATGCAATGGATTAAATTACCACGAGTTTACTTTGAAAAAAACTCTTTACAATATTTACAAACAATGGAAAATGTTGAACGAGTAATGCTGGTTTGTGATCCTGGAATGGTTCAATTTGGATATGCAGATATAGTAGTAAAAGAATTGCAAAAACGTGCTAACGATATAAAACTTGTTACTTTTTCTGAAGTTGAACCAAATCCATCAACCAATACTGTTTATGCGGGTACTAAGATGATGAGAGAATTTGAACCAGACACAATTATTGCCTTAGGTGGTGGTTCAGCAATGGATGCTGCAAAAGGTATGTGGATGTTCTATGAACACCCAGACACTTCATTCTTTGGTGCAAAACAAGAATTCTTAGATATTCGTAAACGAACGTACAAAATTAAAAAAGCCGTGAAATCAAAGCTCGTTTGTATTCCTACAACTTCCGGAACAGGGGCAGAAGTAACGCCATTTGCTGTAATTACTGATAGTGATACACATGTAAAATACCCATTAGCAGATTATGCATTAACACCTGATGTAGCTATTGTTGATCCACAATTTGTTTTATCTGTACCCGCTTCTGTAACTGCAGATACTGGAATGGATGTCCTAACTCATGCCATTGAATCTTATGTCTCAGTCATGGCTTCTGATTACACACGTGGACTCAGTCTACAGGCAATTAAATTAGTTATCGAAAATTTAGAAAAATCCGTAAATACAGCAGATATGGAAGCACGTGAAAAAATGCATAATGCTTCAACAATGGCTGGTATGGCATTTGCAAATGCATTCTTGGGAATTACTCATTCTATTGCACATAAAATTGGTGGAGAATATAATATTCCACATGGTCGTACTGTAGGTATATTATTGCCTCATGTGATTCGTTATAATGCAACTGATCCATCAAAACATGCAATGTTTCCTAAATATGATTACTTTAGAGCGGATACAGATTATGCTGATATTGCTAAATTCATTGGATTAAAAGGAAAGGATACTGCTGAGTTGGTTGAAGCCCTGGCAACAACGGTTTATGAACTTGGTCAAAAAGTTGGAATCAAAATGAACTTAAAAGATCAAGGTGTCACAAAAGCAGTACTTGATTCTACTGTTGATCGAATGGCAGAATTATCTTATGAAGATCAATGTACAACTGCCAATCCAAAAGAACCATTAATTAGTGAATTAAAACAAATTATTATTAATGCCTATAACGGTTAA